The Haloprofundus salinisoli region TGAGCGCAGCGAACGAGACTACATCGTGCGAGCGAGAACGAGCGTAGCGAGTTCGAGCGAGCACGATGGGATTTGAACCCACGGCCGTCGGATTAGAAGTCCGACGCTCTATCCAGACTGAGCTACGTGCCCTCGATTACGACGATTCGGTCCGAGCAAAAAGCGATTGTGGTTCATCGCATCAACTGAACAGCCGCGTGAGTGTGTGTCACCCGTCGAAGCGGTACAGCGAGGTGACGTGCGGCAGGCGGTTGAACATCCAGTACGCCAGTGGCAGACCGACGATGGTCACCGCGAGGAAGGCAGCGACGTTCGCCCAGAGCCAACTCAGCCACCAGCCGACGAGCACGAAGTACACCGCCCGGACGAGAAGCGAGTGCTGGCCGCGTGCGGCTTCCGGTTCGGAGCGCGAGCGTGGTTCTTTCAGGCTCAGCACGGTGGGTACGAGGTTCGTGAGCTTGATACCAAGCGGGAGAAGGACGACCGTCGCCGTCAGGAACCACGCGAGGTTGACGACGAGCGGCGTCGCCCACCAGCCGACGAGCAGGAACCACAGCGCCCGGGCGAGAAGCGAACGGTCGTTCATACGTGAACGAAGGCGCTACCGGGCGAAAAGCGTGCTGGCGGTCGACGAGAACAGCACATCTAAGTCCGCCCTGCAAGTATCGGGAGACGAATGAGAGTCATCGGTACCGTCGGCCTGCCCGGAAGCGGGAAGGGCGAGGCCGCGAACGTCGCACGCGAGGCAGGGATTCCGGTCGTCACGATGGGCGACGTCATCCGCACCGAGTGTCGCGCCCGCGGGCTCGACCCCGCCGAGCACCACGGCGAAATCGCCAAAGCGCTCCGCGAGGAGAACGGCCCCGACGCCATCGCCGCGCGGTCGCTGCCGCTCATCAGAGACCGGTTGGAGAACCACGACGCAGTCCTCGTCGACGGCATCCGCTCGGGCGTCGAAGTCGACCGATTCGAGGAGGCGTTCGGCGACGACTTCTACCTCGTGAGCATCGAAGCGCCGTTCGAGGTGCGCGTCGAACGCATCTCCGAGCGCGGCCGCGACCTCGGCGAGGGCGACGGCGGCGAGGGGCTCCGCGCCCGCGACGAGCGCGAACTCGGCTTCGGGATGGGCGAGGCGATGGAGCGCGCCGACGTACACGTCGAAAACACCGACACGCTGGAGGCGTTCCGCGAACAGATACAGTCGATTATCCGCGGCGAAGCGTCGGAACTGAAAGCCGAAAGGGACCGAACGCAATGATATACAGCATCGATGTCCGCATCGAAGCGCCCGTCAGACCGACCGAGGTGACCGACCGCGTCACCGACGCCGTCGCCAACCTCTTTCCGAACGCCGAACTCGAACACGAGTCCGGTCGACTCGTCGCCGAGACGCACTCGCTCGACGAGTTCTCGGACCTCCTGCACGAACAGGAGATTCTCGACACCGCCCGCCGTGAGTTCACGAAGCGGGGAGACGAGTCGGGCTTTTCGTTCGCGCTGAAGAAGCAGGCGGCGCTGAAAGGCGTCGTCAACTTCGCCGTCGGCAACCCCGACGAACTCGGCGACATCGAGGTTCACGTCACCGTCCGTGATCCGAGCGTCGACGAGTTCATCGACCACGTCGTACCGCCGACGAGAGACGGCCGCCCCATCACCGACTGATGCCCTGGCGACGGGATAAGCCGGGGCCGGCGAGCGTCCACGCGGCGGCGCTGATGACCGTTCTCGGACTGACCGCGCTCGTCACCGGGCGGGCGTTTCTCTTTCCCAGTCTCGGCCCCTCGGCGTACGTGTTAGCCACCGGCATCGGCGACGAGGACAGTGCGCCGACGCGAGTCGTCGGCGGCCACTTCATCGGCGTCGTCGCCGGGATGTTAACGTACCATCTGTTGGCCGACGGACTCGTCGCCACCCAACCCGTCCCCCCCTTTTCGATGGCCGGGATCCGATTGATGGCCAGCGCCACCGTCGCGGTGGGCCTGACGACGGCAGCGATGCTCGCCACCGACCTCCGACATCCGCCGGCCTGCGCGACGACGCTCATCGTCGGCCTCGGCCTGTTGACGAGCGTCGAGGAGGCGGCCATCATCATGGCCGCCATCGTGCTGTTACTGGTCGTCCAGCAGGGGTTGTTGACAATCCGCCGTGCGACGGGGCCGTTGACCGTCCCGTCGGACAAGTGCACGCCGGAAGCGTCGGAACCGCAGGGGGACCGCAGCGTCGCTGACGAGAGCCGTCCCGACAGTGAGAACTACTGACGCGGTGGTTCGGGACACACTAGCAAACGGTTATTACACGGACAGTATATACTCACCCAGAGCTGACTCTTGTCGGCTCGGAGAAACTATGGATCTAGACAAGTTCCTCGAAACACACGGACCGAAGGAGGGCGGGAACGCCTTCGAGAAGGAGAGTTCGAAGATGCTCGACGTCGCGGTAGACGGGAGCGTCATGGCAAAAGCGGGGTCGATGGTTGGCTACACCGGCGATATCTCCTTCGAGCGAAAATCCGGCGGCGGACTGACCGGCATGCTGAAAAAGAAAGCGACCGGCGAGGGGGCCGTGATGATGCAGGCGACGGGCACGGGTCACCTCTACCTGGCCGACCAGGGAAAGGAGGTCCAGATTCTCGAACTCGACGCCGACGAGGAGATAAGCGTCAACGGCAACGACGTGCTGGCGTTCGAAGAGAGCGTCACCTGGGACATCAAGATGCTGAACAGCATCGCGGGAGCGTCGACGGGCGGACTGTTCAACGTCTACCTGCAGGGACCCGGTCACGTCGCCATCACGACGCACGGCGAACCGCTCGTGCTGTCGACGCCCGTCAGCACCGACCCCAACGCCACCGTCGCCTGGAGCAGCAACGTCTCGCCCAGCACGAAGCGGGACCTGAACATCAAGAGTTTCCTCGGGCGGTCGTCCGGGGAGACGTTCCAGCTGCAGTTCGCCGGCGAGGGCGGATTCGTCATCGTCCAGCCGTACGAGGAACGACCGCCGCAGCAGTAGTAGTAGCCGAAATCGAACCGGCTCCGTTCAGGGGACGAGCAACACCGCGACGGCACCGCCGATGAAGACGATTTTCAACGCGGTGTTGACGGCGACGACTTTCGAGCCGAAACTCGCCCCCCAGATGCCGTACTGGAAGGGAATCGAGCGCTTGAACGTTGAGACGGCGAAGGAGACGATGCCGCCGAGAAGCATCGTCGCGACCGCCTGCCGCGGCGTGAACACCTCGCCGATCTGCGGCGCGATGGTCACCGCGCCCGTCGTCGTGTCGAAGGCGAAGACGGCGATGACCGGGACCGCAGCGCCGGGAAGACCGACGAGCGCCGCCAGCGGGTCCGCCACGCTCGTCAACGCCCGCAGCGAGTTCGTCTCCACGAGTAACGTGACGAGCGCGTAGACGACTGCGAGGCGGGGGACGATTCTGCGGAGTTTCTTCCACGTACTCTCCGCCGCGCCGCGGAGTTTTGCCGGCGTCGACTGCGTCTCGCGGTCCGGCGCGTCGATCTCGTCGGGCAGCGCCTCGGAATTCACGTTTCGCTCCGACAGCAGCAGCGCGCCCGCCAGAATCCCGACGAGCGTGATGCCGAGCGCGATGGCCGCTCGCGCACCGACGTACATCAGGCCGACGCGGAGACCGAGAATGGGGATCAGCACCGGCGCGTAGAACGTGAAGATATGCTGGACGAAGCCGAAGAACGTGTTGATGGTGACGGAGACGAGCGTCGCTCGGTCATCCAACATCCCCGAGTCGCGGAACTCCGCGAGCATTCCATAGCCCGCTGTCGTCGACGCCGTCGTCGTCAGAATCGCCGTCCCCACCTCTCGCGGGAGGTTCGCGGGCTTCGTCAGCGGGTAGGCGAGGACGGTGATGTAGCGGACCGCGCCGAAGGCGACGGCGACGTTGGCGAGGAAGACACCGACGCCGATGGCGACGGCGATTGTGAGGACGCGGGAGGCGACCTCGGCGACGAAGGGCCAGTCAACTACCTGTACGACCGACTGCACGGTCGAATGTCAGAAGCGTACGGGCAAATGGGCGTCGGTCGACGGCGGAGCGCAGGCGAGTTCAGCAGGGAGCGACGTCGTCGCCGCTGACGCGCCGAACGGTCTCGTCGGTGACGGCGTACCGCGCGTCCGAGCCGACGTCGGCCTCGGTGTCGTCGGTCGAGTACCAGTACGGGTGCGTCACCTCGACGTGGACGCCGTCGGCGGTTCGGTCGATGACCACGGCCCGTTTCTCGACGCCCGTCGGCGCGGTGGGTCCCCACCCACTCACACAGGAGGCGTTTTCGAGTTGCTCCGTAATGTGCGCCTTCTCGGCTTCGAGCGCGCGTTCCTTCGCCTCCTCGTCGGAAACGACGGACGCGGGAACCGCCGTCGGTTCGGTCGTCGAGGGGTCACCGACGGACGACTCGTCGCGGGCCGACTGATTCCCAGCGGCGTCGGTCGGCGTGGTCTGCGTACAGCCTGCGATTCCGAGGCCGAGTACGACGCCGCAGACCCGGAGGGCGTCTCTTCGGGCGGAGGACAGAGGCATGACCGTCGAGTTGCAGGTGGCGGCTAAATGTCTTGTGGGAGTCAGTTCACCGCTACACCCGCCTCAGCAACGACTGCTCGACGTTTTCTATCGCCGAGTAGCCGCAGAGACCGAGCATCATATCGAGGTCGGCGAGCACGTTCGCACAGACCGCTTCGACCCTATCTTGCCCGTCGAGCGCCAAGCCGTAGGCGTAGGGACGACCGAGCAGGACCGCCTCCGCGCCGAGCGCGAGCCGTCGACGTCCGCCGAGTTACACGAACGGCAATGCGAGTATTGGATACAGAAACGACGACGCGAGCACCGGTCACACGAGCACCCGGACGACGCCGAACAGCACGAGCACGCCGAGCACGTCGCAGGTGTTCGTCACCACCGGAATCACCACGTCGTCGGGGTCGAGTTCGAGGCGGTAGGCGGCGTACGTCGCGACCAGCGTAACGGCGATAGCGAGAACCGCGAGCACGGCCCCGCTGGCGGTGGCGACGAGAACGACGGTCAGCAGGTCGAGCGCCGCCCCGGCGACGAGCGCCTGAATCGCCCACGCCCCTGCGCCGACGAGCGGAAACAACGTCAACGAGAGCGCAATAGTGGCGATGGCGTTGCCCAACAGCAGGTCGTCGTCCGGCGCGAAGTCGAGCAGACCGAGGTGGAACGCCGTCGAGAGACGCGCGGCGAGGATACTCCCGAGATTACCCGCCATCCCGATAGTGACCGGCACGAGCACGAGAAGCGACGGATATCGCAGCAGCGTCGACTCGAACGTGTCCAGCACGAGGCCGCTGGCGAGTTCGACCGTCGTCAACACGAGGAGAACCGGAAGCATCGTCCGCGTGATTCGGCGGACGGTCCACTGGGTGTCGGGCACTCAGCCACCCCCCAACGCGAGCATGACGCGGGCGGCGAACAGCATCGTCGCGATACCGACCACGTCGCCGGTGGTAGTGACGACGGGACCGGCGAGCGTGTCCGGGTTCATCCCCCGTCGATAGCCGTAGAAGACGACGCTCAGTACCGCGATGGTCAGCAGAATCCCGGAGATGACGCCCGCGATAGCGGCGATGCCGACGAGCGTCCAGAGCGTCGCCACGGGCCGGCCGAGAGTGACCAACACGGTGTAGGCGAGTACGGCCGCGAAGACGCTGACGAGAATTCCGTTCGCGAGTGCGGCGACGAGCGCGTTGCGGATACGCCGGTCCGAGAGCGTGAAGTACGGTTCGATGAGACCCTGGTGGAGGCCGGAGGCGAGGCGGGCGCCGAGCGAGCCGTAGACGTTTCCGCGCGTCGCCAACAGCGCCGGGACGAGCACGATGAGGCCGGCGACCCGTTCGAGCTCCACCTCCATCCCTCCGAGAACGACGCCCGCGAAGAGACCGCCGACGGCGCTCAAGAGCAGCACCGGCAGCGCCTCACGGTACGCTTCGACGGCGACGTCGCGGACGGGCATACGAACACAGACGCGCGGCGGCGG contains the following coding sequences:
- a CDS encoding YccF domain-containing protein yields the protein MNDRSLLARALWFLLVGWWATPLVVNLAWFLTATVVLLPLGIKLTNLVPTVLSLKEPRSRSEPEAARGQHSLLVRAVYFVLVGWWLSWLWANVAAFLAVTIVGLPLAYWMFNRLPHVTSLYRFDG
- a CDS encoding AAA family ATPase, with the translated sequence MRVIGTVGLPGSGKGEAANVAREAGIPVVTMGDVIRTECRARGLDPAEHHGEIAKALREENGPDAIAARSLPLIRDRLENHDAVLVDGIRSGVEVDRFEEAFGDDFYLVSIEAPFEVRVERISERGRDLGEGDGGEGLRARDERELGFGMGEAMERADVHVENTDTLEAFREQIQSIIRGEASELKAERDRTQ
- a CDS encoding RNA-binding domain-containing protein, which gives rise to MIYSIDVRIEAPVRPTEVTDRVTDAVANLFPNAELEHESGRLVAETHSLDEFSDLLHEQEILDTARREFTKRGDESGFSFALKKQAALKGVVNFAVGNPDELGDIEVHVTVRDPSVDEFIDHVVPPTRDGRPITD
- a CDS encoding HPP family protein, yielding MPWRRDKPGPASVHAAALMTVLGLTALVTGRAFLFPSLGPSAYVLATGIGDEDSAPTRVVGGHFIGVVAGMLTYHLLADGLVATQPVPPFSMAGIRLMASATVAVGLTTAAMLATDLRHPPACATTLIVGLGLLTSVEEAAIIMAAIVLLLVVQQGLLTIRRATGPLTVPSDKCTPEASEPQGDRSVADESRPDSENY
- a CDS encoding AIM24 family protein — its product is MDLDKFLETHGPKEGGNAFEKESSKMLDVAVDGSVMAKAGSMVGYTGDISFERKSGGGLTGMLKKKATGEGAVMMQATGTGHLYLADQGKEVQILELDADEEISVNGNDVLAFEESVTWDIKMLNSIAGASTGGLFNVYLQGPGHVAITTHGEPLVLSTPVSTDPNATVAWSSNVSPSTKRDLNIKSFLGRSSGETFQLQFAGEGGFVIVQPYEERPPQQ
- a CDS encoding nucleoside recognition protein → MQSVVQVVDWPFVAEVASRVLTIAVAIGVGVFLANVAVAFGAVRYITVLAYPLTKPANLPREVGTAILTTTASTTAGYGMLAEFRDSGMLDDRATLVSVTINTFFGFVQHIFTFYAPVLIPILGLRVGLMYVGARAAIALGITLVGILAGALLLSERNVNSEALPDEIDAPDRETQSTPAKLRGAAESTWKKLRRIVPRLAVVYALVTLLVETNSLRALTSVADPLAALVGLPGAAVPVIAVFAFDTTTGAVTIAPQIGEVFTPRQAVATMLLGGIVSFAVSTFKRSIPFQYGIWGASFGSKVVAVNTALKIVFIGGAVAVLLVP
- a CDS encoding magnesium transporter; this translates as MLPVLLVLTTVELASGLVLDTFESTLLRYPSLLVLVPVTIGMAGNLGSILAARLSTAFHLGLLDFAPDDDLLLGNAIATIALSLTLFPLVGAGAWAIQALVAGAALDLLTVVLVATASGAVLAVLAIAVTLVATYAAYRLELDPDDVVIPVVTNTCDVLGVLVLFGVVRVLV
- a CDS encoding magnesium transporter, with translation MPVRDVAVEAYREALPVLLLSAVGGLFAGVVLGGMEVELERVAGLIVLVPALLATRGNVYGSLGARLASGLHQGLIEPYFTLSDRRIRNALVAALANGILVSVFAAVLAYTVLVTLGRPVATLWTLVGIAAIAGVISGILLTIAVLSVVFYGYRRGMNPDTLAGPVVTTTGDVVGIATMLFAARVMLALGGG